A window of Pseudomonas mucidolens contains these coding sequences:
- a CDS encoding NAD(P) transhydrogenase subunit alpha yields the protein MEELISPGIYNLIIFVLAIYVGYHVVWNVTPALHTPLMAVTNAISAIVIVGAMLAAALTVTPLGKTMGTLAVALAAVNVFGGFLVTRRMLEMFKKKAPKAVKEEAPK from the coding sequence ATGGAAGAGCTTATCTCCCCCGGTATCTACAACCTGATCATCTTCGTGCTGGCGATTTATGTCGGTTACCACGTGGTCTGGAACGTCACCCCCGCGCTGCACACGCCATTGATGGCGGTGACCAACGCGATTTCGGCGATTGTCATCGTTGGCGCCATGCTCGCTGCCGCGCTGACCGTCACGCCGCTGGGCAAGACTATGGGCACGCTGGCCGTAGCCCTGGCCGCAGTAAACGTATTCGGCGGCTTCCTGGTGACTCGCCGCATGCTTGAGATGTTCAAGAAAAAAGCCCCGAAAGCCGTAAAAGAAGAGGCGCCCAAGTAA
- a CDS encoding Re/Si-specific NAD(P)(+) transhydrogenase subunit alpha, giving the protein MHIGVPLETQTGETRVAATPETIKKLIGQGHKVTVQSGAGINASVVDSAYETAGATIGSASDAFGAELILKVVAPSDSELTLIKSGTVLVGMLNPFSNETITRLAEHGITAFALEAAPRTSRAQSLDVLSSQANIAGYKAVLLAAHHYPRFMPMLMTAAGTVKAARVLILGAGVAGLQAIATAKRLGAVIEASDVRPAVKEQIESLGAKFVDVPYETDEERECAVGVGGYARPMPSSWMQRQALAVHERAKQADIVITTALIPGRKAPTLLSAETVAQMKPGSVVIDLAAAQGGNCPLTVADQVVVENGVTICGPTNLAGAVAADASALYARNLLDFLKLVFTKEGQFEINLEDDIVAACLMCRDGQVIRKNA; this is encoded by the coding sequence GTGCACATTGGTGTTCCTCTCGAAACCCAGACCGGTGAAACGCGGGTTGCTGCAACCCCGGAAACCATCAAGAAGCTGATCGGCCAGGGCCATAAGGTCACTGTACAAAGCGGGGCTGGCATTAATGCCAGCGTCGTCGACAGTGCTTATGAAACGGCGGGCGCAACCATTGGCAGTGCCAGCGACGCGTTCGGTGCCGAATTGATTCTCAAGGTGGTCGCGCCCAGCGATAGCGAACTGACGCTGATTAAAAGCGGCACCGTGTTGGTGGGCATGCTCAATCCGTTCAGTAACGAAACCATCACCAGACTGGCCGAACACGGCATCACCGCCTTTGCCCTTGAAGCCGCGCCGCGCACCTCCCGTGCACAAAGCCTGGACGTGTTGTCCTCCCAGGCCAACATCGCGGGCTACAAGGCGGTGCTGTTGGCCGCCCATCACTATCCACGCTTCATGCCGATGCTGATGACCGCCGCAGGTACCGTGAAAGCGGCGCGCGTGCTGATCCTCGGGGCCGGCGTCGCGGGCCTGCAGGCGATCGCCACGGCCAAACGCCTGGGTGCGGTGATCGAAGCCTCCGACGTGCGTCCGGCGGTGAAGGAACAAATCGAATCCCTGGGTGCGAAGTTCGTCGATGTGCCATACGAGACCGATGAGGAACGCGAATGCGCCGTCGGCGTCGGCGGCTACGCGCGCCCCATGCCCAGCAGTTGGATGCAGCGCCAGGCGCTGGCCGTGCACGAGCGCGCCAAACAAGCCGACATCGTCATCACCACCGCACTGATTCCCGGGCGCAAGGCACCAACACTGCTGAGCGCCGAGACCGTCGCGCAGATGAAACCTGGCTCGGTGGTCATCGACCTCGCCGCAGCCCAGGGCGGCAACTGCCCGCTGACCGTCGCTGACCAGGTGGTGGTGGAGAATGGCGTGACCATTTGCGGCCCTACCAACCTGGCCGGAGCCGTCGCGGCCGATGCCTCGGCTCTTTATGCGCGCAACCTGCTGGACTTCCTGAAACTGGTGTTCACCAAGGAAGGGCAGTTTGAAATCAACCTCGAAGACGACATCGTCGCCGCGTGCTTGATGTGCCGCGACGGCCAAGTCATCCGCAAAAACGCCTAA